A genomic region of Zea mays cultivar B73 chromosome 6, Zm-B73-REFERENCE-NAM-5.0, whole genome shotgun sequence contains the following coding sequences:
- the LOC111589565 gene encoding uncharacterized protein — MSTTTVLDVDEDDESVDQKEYMSIIGSLLYLTATRPDIHFEYGVQGSFAYHFLFPCSTMPRAPSYGVRRRNRTLKRNAAHQKGLSCLQKATTVFRMLTYGVPVDATDEYVRIGESTTLKSLRRFVKVVIDVFEDEYLRTPNDNDTARLLALGEERGFPGMLGSLDCMHWRWKNCLSAYQGQYSGHYHTPTIILEAVASHDLWIWHAFFGLPGSLNDINVLHRSPLFAKLSNGEAPQVNYNINGHNYSMGYYLADGIYPSWATLVKTILEP, encoded by the exons ATGTCCACCACGACGGTGCTTGATGTTGATGAGGACGACGAGTCCGTGGACCAGAAGGAGTACATGAGCATAATTGGCTCCCTCCTATACTTGACTGCGACAAGGCCAGATATACACTTTGAA TACGGCGTCCAGGGATCCTTCGCATACCATTTTCTTTTCCCCTGCAGTACCATGCCCAGGGCTCCTTCCTATGGCGTCCGCCGTCGCAATCGTACG CTAAAGAGAAATGCAGCTCACCAAAAAGGGCTAAGTTGTTTGCAAAAGGCAACTACAGTCTTTCGTATGCTAACTTATGGAGTACCAGTAGATGCTACGGATGAGTACGTACGTATTGGAGAGAGCACAACTCTTAAAAGTCTGAGAAGGTTTGTTAAAGTTGTTATTGACGTTTTTGAAGATGAGTATTTGAGGACACCCAATGATAATGATACAGCTCGGTTACTTGCACTTGGGGAAGAAAGAGGTTTTCCTGGTATGCTCGGGTCACTTGACTGCATGCATTGGAGGTGGAAGAATTGTCTGTCAGCTTACCAAGGACAATACTCTGGTCATTATCATACACCTACAATAATTTTAGAGGCGGTGGCTTCGCATGATCTATGGATTTGGCATGCTTTTTTTGGTTTACCTGGTTCTCTTAATGATATCAATGTTCTTCACCGATCTCCACTATTTGCAAAGCTATCAAATGGAGAAGCTCCACAAGTGAACTACAACATAAATGGCCATAACTATTCAATGGGATACTATCTTGCAGATGGCATATATCCATCTTGGGCTACATTGGTTAAGACCATTCTAGAACCATGA